In the Salmo trutta chromosome 13, fSalTru1.1, whole genome shotgun sequence genome, ACAGACAAATGGTGTTGCTACCTCCATCTCCAGAGTCACAGGCCTGTTTACGTCTCCGCCTGAGGATGACCTCCAGCTCACTGCTGACAGGGCTCTTCCCTGGGGGGGATGGGACTGACTCCTGAGACCCCCGACTAGGACTCTTCTTCACCGTCTCCTGGGGGGGTCCAGAAACACAGACAACATGTTTTACTGTTGGTAACAGATATATAGGTTTTTTGTCACTTATTAAAAGCATATATGAGCTTTTATAATGTCTTATAATAAGgctaataaaataacaaataaattaCATACCAGAATGCCtttcagttcttccatggcacTCTCCTGTGGGAGTTTTACTTCCATTACTGGAGGTTGCTAGGGGTTCAGAGAATGGTATTAATACATCAACTAAGTTAATAAAGAGGACATAACACACATTTTACTtatgtgctcacacacacattgggCCTGGCAGCTGGTGTTAGCTTTTATCACATAGCTGGTCTATATTTGAAAGCTGGGGGCCATTTTTATTGATTTTCTCCTCATAGCCCCTCTGAGCCTGCAAGTTGTCATGGTGATTTTGTCAATCAATATAACATAAATGAAATGAAAGCGGCAGCCATGTGGTCTCCGTCAGTCTACACTGTGAGGTAATCCATGGACAATGTTACACAAAGAGAAAGAGGCCATGCCAAAAGCCAAACTGAAGACTGGTTTTAGTAAGAGATGAATAACAGAACTGCTATAATCCATCTCACTCTAGTACCATATGATGTGGATTATCTTTGTGATGTGGGGGTTTAGCATGCCGTTTTGTTGTGATTTTAGGATCCAGAGAGACTTCCCTTTCACAAAATTGATGTAAAAGTCAATATACTCACTTTTACGGCAACTCTCTTTGGGGAGACAGTCAGTTGATTAGAAAACACGACATGGGAAGAGACAGTCAGTTGATTAGAAATAAGGGAGTAATCAGTTTGACAACATTAAGTAGGGTCTATATTTCCACAGTTTGACAACATTAAGTAGGGTCTATATTTCCACAGTTGGGAACATTAAGTAGGGTCTATATTTCCACAGTTTGACAACATTAAGTAGAGTCTATATTTCCACACTTTTCCAAGACAATTATTTAAACAAAACTTGAACTGTTGACCTCTTCACCTTAGTGTCTCCTCCCTTGACAGGCCTCAGAACCACTCCATGTTTAATCCTCTCCATCATCTCATTTACTGCCTTCACTTTGACGTCATCTGTACCTCCTTCTGCACCTTCTTCTACAGGACAAGGAGAGATGGATAATATTGTAAAGATGTGTGATTTTAAAATAAGAAATTCCTCAATTATGAATGACTATTTGAATCATGTTCTCTATGTTCTATATTATTCTGGCAGGTGCAGATTTGATTCGCAGTGATTTCAAACCTACCAGGAGCTTGTTCCAACTTCGGGGATCCCCCCTTTGAACCCTTGGATGATTTCCTCATGATTGCAATCAGTGAGCTATTGAATGAAAAGAGTAAATTAAACCCAGTATGATTAGACAGATTGGTGGTTGGAGCATTCATCCCTCCATGCAAGCCTGTACACAACATAATAATAGCCTATTGTCTTACCTGAGAGGGTTGCATCGtgatggaggagggggtggaggagggggagggggtggtggtgggggtggagggggctgGGGAACAGGGGCGGGGGGTGGGGCGATCCCTGGTTCAGGGCCTGGTGAGGTCTCAGTGCTCTTCTGGACCTGCAGCAGCTCTTGCACTAAAGATATAAAAGACAGATGTGTTAGATGAAGCCTGGGTCACCAGTCTTTTAACACGAGAAGATGGACAACTATCTATTCCACTGGTACTGCTGGAGACGTATTCATTTCACAAAGCTCCAGGAATAAAAGCTGTGGTTACCCACAGTGTGATGTGATTGACAGCCCGTAGGTGTCCTCCTCACCTCTTTTCTCTAGGTCACGGTTCTTCTTCTCTATCTCCTGCAGacgtccctctgtctctctcttctcctcctccatcagtTCCAGCTGGCTCTGCAGCTCTGCTATCTGCTGTTTCAGAGAGTACTCCTGTAGCTCAGCCTCCAGAGCCTTCACCTAcatggagatggatggagacaACCAGTGTGTTTGAGTTCCAGATTGACTATATTTCAGTTGGACTGCGCAGAATCACTGATTTACAAATCACCTTGCACCCAAAGACCTACTCATTATGTGATCAAGATTAGCAATTCTGCTCTTTGCCTTGCTAAAacaacactgaagaaaaatataaacgcatcatgtaaagtgttggtcccatgtttcatgagctgaaataaaatcccagacattttccatatacaAAAAAAGCTtctcaaatattgtgcacaagtttgtttacatccctgttagtgagcatttctcctttgccaagataatccatccacctgacaggtgtagcatatcaagaagctgattaaacagcatgatcattacacaggtgcaccttgtactggggacaataaaaggccactttaaaatgtatagttttgtcacacaacacaatgccccagatgtctcaagttctgagagagcatgcaattggcatgctgactgcaggaatgcccaccagagctgttgccagagaatttaacaTTAATTTCTACACTATAAGCCGCCTTCAACGTTGTTTTAGAACATTTGaaagtatgtccaaccggcctcgcaaccacagaccacatgtaaccacgccagcccaggacttccatatcctgcttcttcacctgcgggatggtctgaggGGGAGTGCTGAGGactgtttctgtctgtaataaagatcAGCTTGTCTACATGGTGCTGAGAAAGATCAGTTACAGAAGCTAGATCTGTCAGACATATGTCTGTAATGTAGCCTGCTGTCTGTAGGAAAATATAATATACTGTCAGAGGGAAAGATGGTAGCTTATGATCGCTTGATTCAGGACAAACCAACCACCGCCAAATTAATTAGGGAGGAATCCTGTGGGCTGGACAGCTTCAAACAAACGCCCATCATAGCATCATGTCATGTGTTGTGGGTACTGGGGGTGGAGATCTGAGAGGTGATGACTTTGCAGGTTTGGCCACAGCTGGAGTACAGAAACTGCCTCATGGGAAACCAGTGAGGGTAGTCAGACCCTAGagatatatactgtatctatctagGAGTCAGACTGGGACTGTGAGGCCTACCTTCTGGTGATGCTACCTATAACTGTTGTAGTCCTATGAGGTAGTCagaccatctatctatctatctatctatctatctatccatccatccatccatccatccatccatccatccatccatccatccatccatccatccatccatccatccatccatccatgaccTACCTTCTGGTGATGCTGCAGTCTCTCCTGCTCCAGAGTCTTGGTAACATTAGCCACGTCCTCCAGAGCCTTGATCAGCTGCAGGCTGGGGTCAGCGTTCTGCAGCAGGATCATACTCTGTCTGTTAGCCTCTTTCTGTTTCACCAACATctgtaggaggggaggagggagggagcaggtgtTTTAAAAGACAACAGACCCAGGTTCTCTTGATATGGAAGCATTAGACTGTAGCATGAAGCAGGATATAGAAGCATTAGACTGTAGCATAAAGCAGGATATAGAGGCATTAGACTGTAGCATAAAGCAGGATAGAGGCATTAGACTGTAGCATAAAGCAGGATATAGATGCATTAGACTGTAGCATGAAGCAGGATATAGATGCATTAGACTGTAGCATAAAGCAGGATATGGAAGCATTAGACTGTAGCATGAAGCAGGATATAGATGCATTAGACTGTAGCATAAAGCAGGATATAGATGCATTAGACTGTAGCATAAAGCAGGATATAGATGCATTAGACTGTAGCATAAAGCAGGATATAGAGGCATTAGACTGTAGCATAAAGCAGGATATAGATGCATTAGACTGTAGCATAAAGCAGGATATAGAGGCATTAGACTGTAGCATAAAGCAGGATATAGATGCATTAGACTGTAGCATAAAGCAGGATATAGATGCATTAGACTGTAGCATAAAGCAGGATATAGATGCATTAGACTGTAGCATAAAGCAGGATATAGATGCATTAGACTGTAGCATAAAGCAGGATATAGAGGCATTAGACTGTAGCATAAAGCAGGATATAGATGCATTAGACTGTAGCATAAAGCAGGATATAGAGGCATTAGACTGTAGCATGAAGCAGGATATGGAAGCATTAGACTGTAGCAGGAAGCAGGATATGGAAGCATTAGACTGTAGCATAAAGCAGGATATAGAGGCATTAGACTGTAGCATAAAGCAGGATATAGATGCATTAGACTGTAGCATAAAGCAGGATATAGAGGCATTAGACTGTAGCATGAAGCAGGATATGGAAGCATTAGACTGTAGCAGGAAGCAGGATATGGAAGCATTAGACTGTAGCATGAAGCAGGATGTAAGCATGCGTTGTTTTATCTAAATGGTCTACAACAACCAcatgaaaataagggagagccgcacactctaggagctcagatgcaaaaatgtaatatccaacatttcgacagccaagctgtcttcatcagggtatgatcacaaacactgcgggatgactcgtttatatagtgtcaaaagacacacaggtgtctgtaatcatggccaagtgtggcctaatatcattggttaattctcaaatataaaaatggcatacaaagaacaccATACAAAAAAAcgaatggatagcatacgatcatagactcattttagactacacaagcttacaaacaattacaatggcaaagtcacaataatcacaagaatggcacaagatcaaagtctatgttgagaccgaagggagcaagggtctttaaattaaagatccaggcagcctctcgttttaacaataaattatcaaggtcaccccctctcctcgggagggtgacatgttcgatgccaatataacgcagagacgaaatcgaatggtttgcttccaaaaagtgggctgcaactgggtaagtcaagtttttgcacctaatggtgctacgatgctctgagatacgtacttttaattcacgctttgttttacccacatcatttttaccataaggacaagttataagataaataactacCTTAGTTGAGCATGTGATAACACCTTTGactgggatctgtttccctgtttgtggGAGTTTGAAGGAtgtacatttataagtgccattgcattgagcacagccattacacctGTAACTTCCATCCAGTAAGGAGGCAAATAGACGTTGTTCAagaatatcttggggtggtaaatcagtgtaccaattggtctcttATTTTCAAGATTTCCTtattttcaagtgttctactccgctagccagtacATCACCTTAATCGGTGTGCATTTCTTTTTCTTCTACAACAACCACAGCCAGAATTCTCAAGAGAACCCCCTCTCCAGCCTCAGGCCAAGCAGCATAACAGATAACAATACACCCCATTACTGTGAATGTGGTTCCCCCAAGCAAATGTGTGCCCTTCAAAGCATTGCTGAGTCTGTGCTGCTGCTGTCAGTCCCCAGACTAGGACTAATACTGTTGCTGCTGTCAGTCCCCAGACTAGAACTAATACTGTTGCTGCTGTCAGTCCCCAGACTAGGACTAGTACTGTTGCTGCTGTCAGTCCTCAGACTAGGACTAGTAGTGTTGCTGCTGTCAGTCCCCAGACTAGAACTAGTACTGTTGCTGTCAGTCCCCAGACTAGAACTAGTACTGTTGCTGCTGTCAGTCCCCAGACTAGAACTAATACTGCTGCTGTCAGTCCCCAGACTAGGACTAATACTGCTGCTGTCAGTCCCCAGACTAGGACTAGTACTGTTGCTGCTGTCAGTCCCCAGACTAGGACTAGGACTGTTGTTGCTGTCAGTCCCCAGACTAGAACTAGTACTGTTGCTGCTGTCAGTCCCCAGACTAGGACTAATACTGTTGCTGCTGTCAGTCCCCAGACTAGGACTAGTACTGTTGCTGCTGTCAGTCCCCAGACTAGGACTAGTACTGTTGCTGCTGTCAGTCCCCAGACTAGGACTAGTACTGTTGCTGCTGTCAGTCCCCAGACTAGGACTAATACTGTTGCTGTCAGTCCCCAGACTAGTACTGTTGCTGTCAGTCCCCAGACTAGGACTAATACTGTTGCTGCTGTCAGTCCCCAGACTAGGACTAATACTGTTGCTGCTGTCAGTCCCCAGACTAGGACTAGTAATGTTGCTGCTGTCAGTCCCCAGACTAGGACTAGTACTGTTGCTGCTGTCAGTCCCCAGACTAGAACTAATACTGTTGCTGCTGTCAGACCCCAGACTAGGACTAATACTGTTGCTGCTGTCAGTCCCCAGACTAGGACCAATACTGTTGCTGCTGTCAGTCCCCAGACTAGGACCAATTCTGTTGCTGCTGTCAGTCCCCAGACTAGGACTAATACTGTTGCTGCTGTCAGTCCCCAGACTAGGACTAGTACTGTTGCTGCTGTCAGTCCCCAGACTAGGACTAATACTGTTGCTGCTGTCAGTCCCCAGACTAGGACTAGTACTGTTGCTGCTGTCAGTCCCCAGACTAGTACTGTTGCTGTCAGTCCCCAGACTAGGACTAATACTGTTGCTGCTGTCAGTCTCCAGACTAGGACTAATACTGTTGCTGCTGTCAGTCCCCAGACTAGGACTAGTACTGTTGCTGCTGTCAGTCCCCAGACTAGTACTGTTGCTGTCAGTCCCCAGACTAGGACTAATACTGTTGCTGCTGTCAGTCCCCAGACTAGGACTAGTAATGTTGCTGCTGTCAGTCCCCAGACTAGGACTGTTGCTGCTGTCAGTCCCCAGACTAGGACTAGTACTGTTGCTGCTGTCAGTCCCCAGACTAGGACTAGTACTGTTGCTGCTGTCAGTCCCCAGACTAGGACTAGTACTGTTGCTGCTGTCAGTCCCCAGACTAGGACTAGTACTGTTGCTGCTGTCAGTCCCCAGACTAGAACTAATACTGTTGCTGCTGTCAGTCCCCAGACTAGGACTAATACTGTTGCTGCTGTCAGTCCCCAGACTAGGACTAGTACTGTTGCTGCTGTCAGTCCCCAGACTAGGACTAGTACTGTTGCTGCTGTCAGTCCCCAGACTAGGACTAGTAATGTTGCTGCTGTCAGTCCCCAGACTAGGACTAATACTGTTGCTGCTGTCAGTCCCCAGACTAGGACTAATACTGCTAGAAACCCTAGATCTGGAGGATTTCTGTTATTGGAGGTCAGTAAACATGCATTCAGGAAAATCTATGCGCACCATTCCTCAACACAAAATTATTATGAATAAATAATTATAGTGAGAATATAGTTCTATGTTTATTTAAGACTAATTTGAACATTAGGAGAGAAGAAAAGTAAAGTAATAAAACATTCGTAGATGTTAGCTATCACACAGCCAAAGACGACAAACATTTGTACAAGTAATTAATTAACATGGTGATTTAAGATAATGGCAGAGTACAGTGTCATTATCCAGCCCTCATGTCTGATATGAGTCTtcccttgtctgtctgtctgtctgtctgtctgtctgtctgtctgtctgtctgtctgtctgtctgtctgtctgtctgtctgtctgtctgtctgtctgtctgtctgtctgtctacctcgtGGGCATACGCCTCAGCCTTCACCCTCAAGCTCTGCTCCAAATCCAGCTGCTCCTTCATCTCCTCATACTCTGTAGTAGCCATCACAgacactgaagagagagagagagagatgagaaagaaagagatgagagatggagagagagagaacgagggattAAAGCATAACTACAGTAAAACAATAAAACATAGCCACTCAGGGAGGACGGTCTAACTGAAAGCCTGAAGCTGTTTCCAGATCACTGTAATATAGTAACAGCAGGGGAGAAAGAAGAGGGCCATCTGCTGTGTAGCCCCCTCTCTACCAGGATGAAGTCTCTGAGGGGGAGACTGTGGAGCAGTAGCATGCCCTCGACAGTTGATTAAGGATGgtgagcagggtgtgtgtgtgtgtgtgtgtgtgtgtgttgggagggagggagagcctgGTCTTTACAGGAAGACAGCCAGCTGCCAGCTACACAGCCACCCCCACATATATTACCTTATAGACAGCTGACAGGAGTTTAGTACAGCTCTTGTGGCAGCGCCACACAGACGCATATAAATCAACGCACACATTGTatctctctatatacagtattaCTGGTATGAAATGTAACTGTCCCAATGCCTACTACACCACAGTCCCTggtctatacatgatggacagtAGCCAACCAGAAACATATGAACACAGTGGGTAGTGGATAGACTGTCATGTAACTCACCTCTATTAAACCTCTTGATGGTCTTGCTTTGTTGCTCCATGGTTTTGTGAAGCTCCTTCATTTCAGCCTGCTCCTTCTCAGTCTACAGAAACAATGAGAATGGAGCAGAAAGGCTGGTAAAGCAGAAACAATCAAGGTTTATGGTGCTTCAACACGACTGAGAATATaatacactgaactaaaatataaacacaacatgtcaagtgttggtcccatgtttcatgagctgaaataaaatattccagatatgtttcatatgcacaaaaagcttatttctctcaaattttgtacacaaatttgtttaaatccctgttagtgagcatttttctcctttgccaagataatccatccacctgacctcAAGAAAcggattaaacggcatgatcattacacaggtgcaccttgagctgtggacaataaagggccactctaaaatgtgctgttttatcacacaacaatgccacagatgtctcaagttctgagagagcatgcaattggcatgctgactacaagaatgtccaccagagctgttgccagataattcaatgttaatttctctaccataagccgcctccaatgtcgttttagagaatttacagtacgtccaaccggcctcgcaaccgcagaccatgtgtaaccaagtcagcccaggacctccacatccagcttcgtCACCCTGAGacgagccacccggacagctgatgaaactgtgggtttgcaaaaccaaataatttttgcacaaactgtcagaaactgtctcagggaagctcatctgcgtgctcgtcatcctcaccagggtcttgaactGGCTGCAGTTCAGGATGGTAAACGACTGGGCAAACCTtagatggccactggcacgctggagaaatatgctcttcacggatgaatcccagtttcaacaatatcaggcagatggcagacagtgtgtatggtgttgtgtgggtgagcTGTTTGATGATATGGTATGGGGCAGgcgtaagctacggacaacgaacacaattgcattttatcgaaggaaatttaaatgcacagagaaaccatgtcgagatcctgaggcccattgttgcaccattcatccaccgccatcacctcatgtttcagcatgataatgcacagccccatgtcgcaaggatctgtacacaattcctggaagctgaaatgtACCAGTTCtcccatggtctgcatactcaccagacatgtcacccatggagcatgtttgagatgctctgggtcgacgtgtacgacagcgtgttccagttcccaccaatatccagcaacttcacacagccattgaagaggagtgggacaacagtccacaggccacaatcaacagcctgatcaactctaagtGAAgcagatgtgttgcgctgcatgaggcaaatggtggtcacaccagataccgactggttttctgatccacacccctacttttttttaaggtgtctgtgaccaacagatgcatatctgtattcccagtcatgtgaaatccatacattaagGCCCaattaatgtatttcaattgactaatttccttatatgaactgtaactaatttatatttttgttcagtgtacatatcaaaactatgaaaacttTAGACAGATATTCTTCATTCAAACTCACATAATATAATACAAGTTCTCGCAGCAGTCCTCAGAGTCCCACCCcaagcagacagagagacacattctGTGCCTGTCTGAGACAGTCCTCCTGTGAGGTATTGATTACCAGGCCTGGTAGTGGATACTCACCAGGGCCGTGAGCTCTTCAATCTGTCTCTGCTGCACTTGAAGCTGACAGGCAAGCCACTTCTTCTCTTGCAGCAGACTGCTCACTGTCTCCTGCAGCTCTGGAGGGGAAGAAAAAGGTTCCTGGGTGACACGACGTGATGACATCTCTTTACTACTTctaatattctgacattttaaCATGGTTTAACTTGTTACTGGAAATACCATTAGAAAAAACAACAGAAGGGTGAAACCTAATATGCTGTACAGGCACAACATAATTTCATTGCAGTCAGTCCATTACCCTGTCAAGACAAATCTAGACAAAGGGTCTGATATAGCGTTGACCTGCTGTTGGTACTGGCTGTACGGGTCAGGGCTGGGgtcatgtgtgtctgtctgtgtacggGTCTGGTAGCTACCCGGTACTGTCTGTGTACTGGTCTGGTAGCTACCCGGTACTGTCTGTGTACTGGTCTGGTAGCTACCCGGTACTGTCTGTGTAGTGGTCTGGTAGCTACCCGGTACTGTCTGTGTACGGGTCTGGTAGCTACCCGGTACTGTCTGTGTACTGGTCTGGTAGCTACCCGGTACTGTCTGTGTACTGGTCTGGTAGCTACCCGGTACTGTCTGTGTACGGGTCTGGTAGCTACCCGGTACTGTCTGTGTACTGGTCTGGTAGCTACCCGGTACTGTCTGTGTACTGGTCTGGTAGCTACCCGGTACTGTCTGTGTACTGGTCTGGTAGCTACCCGGTACTGTCTGTGTACTGGTCTGGTAGCTACCCGGTACTGTCTGTGTACTGGTCTGGTAGCTACCTGGTACTGTCTGTGTACGGGTCTTGTAGCTACCCGGTACTGTCTGTGTACTGGTCTGGTAGCTACCCGGTACTGTCTGTGTACGGGTCTGGTAGCTACCCGGTACTGTCTGTGTACTGGTCTGGTAGCTACCCGGTACTGTCTGTGTACTGGTCTGGTAGCTACCCGGTACTGTCTGTGTACTGGTCTGGTAGCTACCCGGTACTGTCTGTGTACGGGTCTGGTAGCTACCCGGTACTGTCTGTGTACTGGTCTGGTAGCTACCCGGTACTGTCTGTGTACGGGTCTGGTAGCTACCCGGTACTGTCTGTGTACGGGTCTGGTAGCTACCCGGTACTGTCTGTGTACTGGTCTGGTAGCTACCCGGTACTGTCTGTGTACGGGTCTGGTAGCTACCCGGTACTGTCTGTGTACGGGTCTGGTAGCTACCCGGTACTGTCTGTGTACGGGTCTGGTAGCTACCCGGTACTGTCTGTGTACTGGTCTGGTAGCTACCCGGTACTGTCTGTGTACGGGTCTGGTAGCTACCTTTACCCTGTTGTTGGTACTGGCTGTACGGGTCAGGGCTGGTGTCCTGTGTGTCTGGCTCCTCTTCCAGAGGCATGCAGTCTGTGATGCTAGGTAGCATCTCATCCAGACAGGGTCGAGACGACAGGCTCAGATACTTCAGCTTCCTGTTCTCACTGTTCAACTGGgggacaaacaaaacacactggATTATATATGATAAAGACAAATTATATAAAGCTGATAACAGAGGCCAATAGCACGCAGAAACATACACTGATTTGGCATGTTGACTGTAATATTGTAagatatgtatgtactgtagcctacacaTCAAAGGCTTATGGAAATAAACATTATACATATAAACATGTAAAAATGCTTGTCTTTTTGAATCCTTTTGAATCACCACCTCTTGGCAGGGCCCAGGGCCCAGGGAGTAATGGTATACCACTACTTAACTACTAAGTCAAGCAGTGTCAGTCTCTTACCTTGGTGGCAAGGGCCTCAGCATTTTCTCTGCAGGATTTTTCTATCTCCAGCTGAGTCTGCAGAACGCTCACCTCCTCAATCACCATTTGGGAAACTGGAATAcaaaaaacattacattacagttagTTTTATTGTTTTATGGTACGATTTGACTCATTTTTTAAagaatgaatgactgactgaataaatgaatgactgactgaatgaAAGGCAACATGTCTATTGTGTTACTCTATTTCCCCTTCTCCCTACTGAGCTATTCAgtttccctctgtttccccttctCCCTACTGAGATATTCAGTttccctctgtttctccttctccctACTGAGATATTCAGTttccctctgtttctccttctccctACTGAGCTATTCAgtttccctctgtttccccttctCCCTACTGAGCTGTTCAGTttccctctgtttctccttctccctACTAAGATATTCAgtttccctctgtttccccttctCCCTACTGAGCCATTCAgtttccctctgtttccccttctCCCTACTGAGCTATTcagtttctctctgtttccccttCTCCCTACTGAGCTATtcactttctctctgtttccccttCTCCCTACTGAGATACTCAGTTTCCCCTTCTCCCTACTGAGCCATTCAgtttccctctgtttccccttctCCCTACTGAGCTATTCactttccctctgtttccccttctCCCTACTGAGCCATTCAGTTTCCTCTGTTTCCCCTTCTCCCTACTGAGATATTCAgtttccctctgtttccccttctCCCTACTGAGCCATTcagtttctctctgtttccccttCTCCCTACTGAGCTATTcagtttctctctgtttccccttCTCCCTACTGAGCTATTcagtttctctctgtttccccttCTCCCTACTGAGCTATTCACTTTTTATCTCTGTTTCCCCTTCTCCCTACTGAGCTATTcagtttctctctgtttccccttCTCCCTACTGAGCTATTCAgtttccctctgtttccccttctCCCTACTGAGATATTCAgtttccctctgtttccccttctCCCTACTGAGCTATTCAgtttccc is a window encoding:
- the LOC115205725 gene encoding shootin-1; translated protein: MLPSSSSGLVQMEGCGAETRDTQKMQCMKLTEERDEAESQLKHIKRVSQMVIEEVSVLQTQLEIEKSCRENAEALATKLNSENRKLKYLSLSSRPCLDEMLPSITDCMPLEEEPDTQDTSPDPYSQYQQQGKELQETVSSLLQEKKWLACQLQVQQRQIEELTALTEKEQAEMKELHKTMEQQSKTIKRFNRVSVMATTEYEEMKEQLDLEQSLRVKAEAYAHEMLVKQKEANRQSMILLQNADPSLQLIKALEDVANVTKTLEQERLQHHQKVKALEAELQEYSLKQQIAELQSQLELMEEEKRETEGRLQEIEKKNRDLEKRVQELLQVQKSTETSPGPEPGIAPPPAPVPQPPPPPPPPPPPPPPPPPSRCNPLSSLIAIMRKSSKGSKGGSPKLEQAPEEGAEGGTDDVKVKAVNEMMERIKHGVVLRPVKGGDTKRVAVKQPPVMEVKLPQESAMEELKGILETVKKSPSRGSQESVPSPPGKSPVSSELEVILRRRRKQACDSGDGDESRDGQISKVSSSDSLNGRHSQSSHSSDSSGKEPEGPTGPGPGQSPREPASPSGRGPGPAVAARRRSDSGQEPQAGSWQDRRSCTSLSEKEAYSEAAVTNGCIVSGEEPEKQKPEKQKPEKQKPEKQKPEKWAPQSNGISHLNPGLTVESDTHATLSPSVSAGPNPLSGNGSTDAEC